One Solanum pennellii chromosome 10, SPENNV200 genomic region harbors:
- the LOC107001365 gene encoding uncharacterized protein LOC107001365: MSRIVTGVLDDLQEECHSSMLHDNVNISRLIVHAKHLEEAISKRKSRDAKRAKSFDRGSSKNRIEIQDKARFRKRVYNQVSSKFPKASGDRVDNLKLKKEKCTSSPTEKPICGKCGKKHYCDCLKGTDNCFSCGKSWHKVRDYPNVRGQDMGSGQAQARQG, from the exons ATGAGTCGCATTGTGACGGGGGTGTtggatgatttgcaagaggagtgtcattcgtctatgctacatgacaacgtGAACATTTCACGTCTTATAGTTCATGCCAAACATCTGGAAGAGGCAATATCTAAgcggaagagtagagatgccaagagggcaaaATCTTTTGAtagaggttcttcaaagaataggattgagatacaagacaaggcTAGATTTAGGAAGCGGGTTTATAATCAAGTTtcttccaagttccctaaggctagtggtgatagggtggaTAACCTTAAGCTTAAGAAGGAAAAATGCACTAGTTCGCCAACCGAGAAGCCAATTTGTGGAAAGTGTGGGAAGAAGCACTATTGTGATTGTCTTAAGGGGACGGACAATTGTTTTAGTTGTGGTAAAAGTtggcacaaggttagggattatcctaatgtgaggggtcaagacATGGGTAgcggtcaagctcaagcaa GGCAAGGGTAG